A segment of the Commensalibacter oyaizuii genome:
GCATAAGATGTTTCTCCTTTTGAAAAGGTTAGTAACGACAGTATACCCAAAACAGATACGTTAAAAACAGGCAATTTATTTAATACTGCCATCACATTTAAACCTCTTCAAAAAAAGAACTAACTTTATTACGATGCTAGTAATTGATCTAATTCACCTGATTTATCAATTCGCTGTAAATCGTCACAACCACCAACATGTTGACCATCAATAAAGATTTGAGGCACTGTGGTTCTGCCTCCAGAACGCTCAATTGCCTCTTCTCTTTCCTTGGTTCCTTTAGGGGCATTGATTTCTTTTACAGATGCACCTTTAGCGTTTAATATCAATAGTGCCTTGTGACAAAATGGACATCCAGGTTGGGTATAGATTTCGACTTGAGCCATAATATCTTCCTTCGATTATTTTATACATTTCTTCATATAGTTAACTTATTTTTTGAAAACAAGCATCTGCAAAATTATTATTATGCAATATTAATGCTCATCAATCTTTAAACCACTTTGGCAACGGCCACCACGTCGACCCGCGCTGCGCCCGCATCGTATAAAGCACGACTGCAATGTGTTAAAGTAGCACCTGTCGTTACAACGTCATCAACCAATAGGATATTTTTGTTTTTAAAAACATATGAATATAAAGGATTTACCTCAAAAGCACCATCTAACACGGAATATCTTTCTTGCCGATTGAGATGCCCCAAAGCAATTGTCTCTCTTACCCTTAACAGTCCCATCGGTAAAACGGAAGTCCTAAAGTATTTTCCCAACTGCCGTGCCAATAAAGCAGATTGATTATATTTTCTTTGCCTCAACCGCCTTTTATGTAGAGGCACAGGCACTATGTAATCCACGTGTGCAAACAATGAAGCAGATTGACGAGCCATAAACCGTGTCAAAAAACAAATACTATGGTGCCGATCGCCATGCTTTAGAGGTACAATTAATCTTTTAATCCCCTCATTATATACGAAAGCTGCCCGACATGCCTGCCACAAAGGCATATCCATTTTACAATCAGAACAAATAGAATCTATACCTGCTTCTGCATCAGATATAAAAGGAAGAGAGCAAGCATGACAAAAAGGGGCATGAATAAAATGAAATTGCCGAAAACATGAAGAACATACCAGCCCATCCTCAGCAACCGTTACACCACACACCAAACAACTAGGAGGGATAAAAAAATCTAAAAAATGTTTATATACATGTTTTAATATATTCAAGGACTGAACCGCCCTATAATTAGTATAAAAGTGTAAAGCCTTTATATAAAATGACAACGTTGTCACCTTCTAAAGGCTTTACAATAATACCGCTTCTTTATTCCCCTAGAACGTGTAAGGCGATTTGACGTAAATGAGGCTGTCTACGATGCTCGAACAAATAGATTCCTTGCCAAATTCCCAAAACCATTTGACGTTCAACAATGGGGATCGACAGTTGTGTTTGGGTTAATACTGCCTTTATATGGGCTGGCATATCGTCTGGCCCTTCACTGTGATGCAAGTAATGCCGATTTTCTGGAACCAAATCATTAAGATAGTGTAAAATATCCTCCCTCACATCAGGGTCTGCATTTTCCTGCACAATGAATGAAGCAGAAGTATGTTTACACCATAAAGTCAATAAACCAGTAACAATACCCGTCTTTAAGATCCAGCTGGATAAATCCATATTTAACATGGTTAATCCTTGCCCATGGGTTTGAACCTGTAGAATACTCGTTTGTTGCTTCATATTATTTTATAAATCCCACAATTTCTTCTACTTTTGAAACAATAGGCTCTGCAATGGCTGAAGCTTTTTTTGCCCCCATCCGCAACATTTCACGAATATGTGCTTCATCAGCCAATAACCGCTTTGTTTCTTCCCGAATGGGTCGAATATGCTGTATTAAGGCATCAGCTAGCTCAGATTTAAAGCCACTAAATCCCTGACCACCAAATTGGCGTAAAACCTGATCAACAGACTGATTAGCCATGACCGCATAAATAGAGACTAAATTTGAAGCCTCTAAGCGATTTTCCAATCCCTCGACTTCAGATGGCAATGGTTCTGAATCACTTTTGGCGCGTCTAATTTTATTTGCAATGACATCATCTTCATCCAACAATTCGATACGCCCTTGCTCTGAAGGGTCAGATTTTGACATTTTCTTACTACCATCACGTAAATTCATAACCCGTGCGCTGGTGGCTGGTATAAGACCTTGCACTTCTTGAAAAAAATCTATTTGATAATCATGGTTGAACTTTTGAGCGATGTCATTAGTTAGTTCTAGATGTTGACGCTGGTCCTCTCCAACAGGTACGCAAGTAGCCTGATATGTTAGAATATCAGCAGCCATTAAGTTCGGATAAACGTATAATCCTGCAGAATGTGCCTCTCTATTTTTTCCAGCTTTATCTTTGAACTGGGTCATTCTGTTCATCCAACCAATACGGGCGACACAATTGAAAATCCATCCCATTCTTGCGTGTGCAGAAACAGCAGATTGGTTAAATAAAATATGTTTTTGTGGATCAATCCCCGCAGCCATTAGGATCGCAGCCTGTTCGATAATCTGCGATCTTAGTTGTATAGGATCCTGCCAAACCGTTATCGCATGCATATCCACCAAGCAGAAAATACATTCATTTCCCTGCTGCATGTCAACCCAATGACGTATTGCTCCCAAATAATTACCTAAATGCGGAATACCGGTGGGCTGAATGCCGGAAAATACTCTCTTACCTAACGGTTTGGACTGCATAAAACACCTTTTATAATGTTATCAAAAACTAATTATTTTGGGGTGCTTTTGTAACACCAACCAAATGAATTTTAAAAACCAATGGACTATTTGCAGGGATAATACCCAAAGATTTATCACCATATCCTAATTTAGGGGGGACATAGAGTTGCCATACATCACCAGGATGCATTTTTGGCAAAGCTTCCATCCAACCTTGGATTAAACCATCAACAGGCATTTGCATTAATCCCCCACCATGGCGATCAGAAGAATCAAAAATAACCCCATCAGGCAGACGACCTTCATATTCAATTAAAACCAAGTCCCCAACGGCAGGAGAAGCGTCTTTTGGATCTCCTGATTTAATCACACGATAGGCGAGCCCACTGGGCAAAGTTTTAACACCTGATTCAGATTCAATTTTTTTCATGAATTGTTCTGGTGTTAATTGTTCATCTTTATTTCCTGCACAAGCTGCCAAAGAAAAAGAAAATGCCAACAAAACTGGTAAAGCAAAAGAAACAATTTTCTTCATTATACTCCCCCTCCAAATTTCTTGAAACGAATTAAGTTATAGTTTTCCACCACGACGCCCGGCCTGAGCACCCAATCGTAAACGTAATGCATTCAATTTAATAAATCCTTGTGCATCGACCTGATTATAAGCACCTTCATCATCCTCAAAGGTCACAACCCGCATATCATAAAGACTGTTAGGACTTTCACGCCCCATTAGAATAATATTCCCTTTATATAATTTCAAATGCACACGACCTGTTACTGAGTGCTGACTTTCATCAATAAGGGCCTGTAACATACGACGTTCTGGTGAGAACCAAAAACCATTATAAATTAATTCTGCATAACGTGGCATAATACTGTCTTTTAAATGCCCAGCTTCACGATCCAAAGTAATGGATTCCATATTTCTGTGGGCAAATAACAAAATAGTACCCCCTGGGGTTTCATAAATTCCACGAGACTTCATTCCAACAAAACGATTTTCAACCAAATCCAAACGCCCAATTCCATTGGCTTTACCCAATTCATTTAAACGCGTTAATAATGTTGCTGGGGACATTGCCACACCATTAATGGCTACGGGATCCCCACCCTTGAAATCGATAGTAATTTCTGTTGCTTTATCAGGGGCATCTTCTGGGGAAATAGTACGTTGAAATACGATTTCATCTGGAGCAACCGCAGGATCTTCCAAAATTTTACCTTCGGAAGAAGAGTGCAACATGTTCGCATCTACAGAAAATGGTGCCTCGCCACGTTTATCGTGTGCTATGGGAATTTGATTTTCTTCTGCAAATTGCAATAACCGAGTACGAGAAGTCAATTCCCATTCACGCCATGGCGCGATCACCGTAACATCAGGTTTTAATGCATAATAAGCCAATTCAAAACGAACCTGATCATTACCTTTACCTGTTGCGCCATGGGCGACTGCATCAGCACCGACTTGTTCGGCAATCTCAATTTGTCTTTTAGAAATCAAAGGCCGTGCAATTGAAGTACCCAATAGATATTGACCTTCATAAAGAGTATTCGCCCGAAACATTGGGAAAACATAGTCACGAACAAATTCTTCACGTAAATCTTCAACAAAGATTTCTTTAACCCCGAACATCTCTGCTTTTTTACGTGCAGGTTCCAATTCATCGCCCTGCCCCAAATCTGCGGTAAAGGTTACAACTTCACATTCATAGGTTTTTTGCAACCAACGTAAAATGACCGAAGTATCCAACCCACCAGAATAGGCAAGAACGACTTTTTTCACCTTCTTCTCAACCATATTTTTCTCTTTTCCTGTAAGACATCATAAGTTGATAACTCTATACCACTATCGTGCACTGTTTCAAATAATCATTGTCAATAAACTTTTTTTTGATAGCACTTCACAAAAGATTGCGATCATGTTACGTTTTTTTATCCTTAAATATCAATAAGTTAACAAAAAGTTAACAAAACTAAAGGAAGATCGTCATGAAGATTGCTTTCATAGGACTTGGAACAATGGGGATGCCCATTGTTAATAATATTTCGAAAAAAAACTTTTTTATCAAAGCCTGGGATAAGCGCCCCATCGATCCCTCAAAATTGGAAGCTAACATCATCTTGTGCCAAACGCCATCGGAACTCGAAGACTGCGATATCCTAATGACCATGGTGCCAGACGATAACGCAATCAGAAATATTGCATATGAAACCAAGGTGTTAACGAACAAGAAGATTTGGATTAATTTGTCGACAACTTCTTTAGCCCTTTTACAAGAAATCAACAAGTTTCGACAGAATCGGTTCGAATATCACGTCATTCCTGTCATGGGTCGATGCGACGTCGCGGAGGCTGGACAATTGGATGTCTATTATTCAGGCAACAAACAACAGCTAGCCCTTGTTGAACCTATTCTAAATAGTTTTTCGAAAAAAATATGGTACCTCAACGAAAAAAGAGAAACTGCGCTCCTCACAAAACTGGCAGGGAACTTTTTACTCAATGCTACAATCGAAGCTCTGGGTGAGGCATTTGCTTTGGTAGAAAAAGCTTCTGTGGAAAGACAGGTCTTTGCAGACATTATTATGGATTCGATGTTTAAATGCCCTGTTTACGAACTCTACACCGATATGATTGTTAATCGTAAGTTCAGTCCCCCTGGATTTCCACTAGAACTGGGACTTAAAGACATCAACCTTATCATTGATGCTGGGGAACATTATCGCGTCCCCCTACCCTATGCATCAATTGTCAAGGATCATTTTATCGAGGGAATGGCTTACAACGAGCAAACACTTGACGAAAGCGCATTATCTATCAGTGCAATACGCCACAGTAATCAAACAAAAACCAATTAGGAAAAACGTAATGCTTACTAACAACGACATTGAACAATTTCATAAAGATGGTTTTCTCGTTAAAGAAAACTATGTCCCCGACGATCTACTTCATAAAATCGATCAATCAGTAAAAAACTTAGAATTACAAAACCACGATGGTTACGTCTTTGAAAATGATCAAAAAACTTTAAGAAGTATCAACGGTCCCCACATGATAGACCCGTTTTTTGAAGAGCTGGCAAACGACGACTTACTGGAACGTGATGCTTACGCTCTACTAAACGAAGAAACCTATCTTCACCAATACAAAATCAACTTTAAAAATGCGCTGAACGGTGACGTGTGGGCATGGCATAGTGATTTTTACTTTTGGAATAAAGAAGACGGAATGCAGAAGGACAATGCCTTCTCCGTAGGGATTTTCCTTGACGATGTTAACGATATGAATGGACCACTGTTGGTCGCTCCAGGATCTCATAAAACCCTCATCCCTGACAGCGAGGTTATTCACACCTACGGACAAAATGCACCAAAGAATTGGCGAGAAACAACATCTTCCAAGTTGAAGTATGAACTGTCTCAAAGCTTTCTAGCAAAAACTCTTGGGCAAACTGGCATTGTTGCTGCTAAAGGAAAGAAAGGCAGTGCCCTTTTCTTCCACAGCTCTATATTACACGCCTCAAACGTAAATCTTACCCCTTGGCGCAGAAGATTAGTTTTATTAAGTTACAATGTCATGAGTAACAAGTTACTTAACATAGATGATCCACGCCCCAATTTCATGGCAACTCGATAATTACTTGACTTATGAACTCAGTGACAGGTGCAATTGGTGTAAAAATACCTTTGCGCCCGTCTTGTTAGTAGAAACCTCTCGGCCCCGAAAGATTAAAATACGTTTTCCAGTGACATAGAAAACTGCCCTGGCTTTAAGGGTTGAGGTTGTGAAACATCAGGGGCCCAACCTGTTAACACCGCAAAATGCAATGGAACAGCCAACTCATCTTGTTGTTCTAATTTTTCAAGACAATGAACCCAAAATGAATGATGAGTTAAGTTTTTTTTCCCTTCAACCAATGCATTCGTCTCACCAGAAAAGCGCAAGTCACGAAATAAAGCCGCAGCAGAGCGATAAACTAAATCCAATTTTTCCTTATCAACCACAGGTAATGCAAACCCTGCTCTCTGCATTAACTCAGCACAGGCCCGCAAATCTGGAAAGGGTGATATTCTGGGCGATGCCCCGCCATAATGTTCTATTTCTGCCTCAGTCATAATTGTTCTAAGCAAAGATAACGTCGGTAAAATGGGAACTGCTGCTAAAAATAATCCATCGGGGCGCAAAATATTTCTAATTTGCATTAATGCACCTGGTAAATCATTCACCCAGTGCAAATTAAAATGAGCTATGACTAAATCAAAACTCTCTGCTGCAAATGGTAACATCTCTTCGTCCATACAGACGCAAGATTTTCCTTGATTAATAGCAACCAATTTGTGCGACAAATCTGCTGAAATGGTATTTATACCCCTTGCCTGCAATGCTGGACCAATAATACCACGCCCTCCTATTTCCAAAGCATTGGCAAAGGATCGTTGCACATCATCCAAACGACCTAACAATTGATCTGCACATCTCTCAACCACGTCTTGCATTTCTTGCATGTGCGATACCGCCCTATCACGATGTAATCTTACCAATTGACGATTAAATAAAATGGGCACAGACATAGTTAAAAAACTCTTAAAATTATATGTTAACCATAATAAAGCTGATTAATAAAGAAAGGCGCAACAAATACGTTGCGCCTTTCTCAAAAACAACTTGAAACTTAGACTTAGATTTCTGGTAATTCAACCCCGGAAGCACTTAGTTGGGATTTTAATGCCTCTTTAAGGGTTTCAAGGCCTGCTTCTGTTGTACTTTCTGCACGTGCAACCAATGATGCCTGAGTATTTGATGCTCTTAACAACCACCAACCATCAGCAGTATTAACCCGAACACCGTCAATTGTATCGACATCGGCATTTGCAGCTTTTAATCGATCAGCGACCTCTTTAACCACAGAGAATTTACGATCATCAGGACAGTCAAAGCGGATCTCAGGGGTGGAAATCGCTTTTGGTAAAGATTCAGTAATTTCGGACAACGGCCCTTTTAATCGTGCAACAATATCCAGCGTACGCACTGCAACATATAATGCGTCATCAAAACCATACCACTTATCAGCAAAGAAAATGTGACCAGACATTTCACCACCTAATAAAGCCTTGGTTTCAGCCATTTTTGCTTTGATCAAAGAATGCCCAGTACACCACATCAATGGATAACCACCAGCCTTTTTAATTTCTTCAAATAAAATCTGGCTAGCTTTCACATCCGCGATAATAGTAGCCCCTTGGTGGTCAGGCAGAATATCACGGCTGTAAACAATCATTAGCTGATCACCCCACAGGATATTCCCTTTGTCATCAATAACACCGATACGATCAGCATCACCATCGAAGGCAATCCCTATATCAGCTTTACGCTCGGCAACCTCTTTTTGCAACTGAACTAAATTCTTTGGAACCGTGGGATCTGGACTATGGGCTGGAAAATTACCATCAATACTACCATTTAGAACAATATGCTCGCCAGGCAGTTGTTGTACCAACCGGGTCAAAACCTCACCAGCGGCACTGTTACTGTTATCCCAAACCACTTTAAGCTTGCGATCTGTTGCATTAAAATCTTTTAATAAGCGGGTAACATATTCTTCGGCAATATCAACCTTGCGAACACTACCAATTCCTTCTGGAACGACATCACCTTGAGCAACTTGAGCACCTAGAGCTTGAATTTGTTTCCCATAAAAAGATTTCCCCCCCAGCATGAATTTCATACCGTTATATTCTTTTGGATTATGACTTGCCGTCACCATCACTGCACCATCAGCTTCCATGGTGGTTGCAGCATAATACAACATTGGGGTTGGGCCACGTCCAATACGAACAACTTCAAGACCACATTTTTTTAAACCGTCAACTAATGCGGTTTCAAGATCTGGCGAACTTACCCGTCCATCGTAACTTACGACAACCTTTTTACCATTTTGACGCGCAATCAAGCTGCCAAAAGAACGGCCAATAGCATAAGCATCTTCGATAAAAAATGTTTTTCCATAGATCCCACGGATATCATATTCGCGCAGAATGCTTGGATCGATAACTCTTTTATGTTCCATTATTTTGCACCTTCATGTGCATATTTTTTCAAAATTTCACGCATTGATGACTGTAAGTCAGAACGTTGCAATGCAAATGCAATTTGTGCCTCTAAAAAGCCAGCCTTACTGCCACAATCGTACCGTATACCTTCGTAACGTAATCCATGAAATGGCATTTCACCAATTAATTTTGCCATTGAGTCTGTTAACTGCACTTCATTCCCTGCTCCACGTTCCATCTTAGATAAATGAGTCATAATTTCAGGGGACAAAATATAACGACCAATCACAGAAAGATTAGAAGGTGCTTCTTCAGGTTTTGGTTTTTCAACCAAACCAGAAATCTCAACCAATTTACCATCATCAGAGGCAACGTCAACAATACCATAGCTGGATGTTTTTTCACGGGGCACTTCAGAAACTGCAACAACGTTACCACCGTGTTTGTTATAAACATCAACCATTTGTGCCAAACAACCACGCTCACTCAAAATCAAATCATCTGGTAATAAGACGGCAAATGGATCGTCCCCTACGAATGTGCGTGCACACCACACAGCATGCCCTAATCCCAATGGATCTTGCTGACGCAATGCCGTTAAGGATCCTGCCTGAATACTGGAAGGTTGCAATGCCTCTAGGGATTCTTTTTTACCCTTTTGACGTAATGTATCTTCTAATTCATAAGCAATATCAAAATAGTCTATTAAAGAATCTTTTCCACGGGCAGTAATTAAACAAAATTGTTCAATTCCTGCTGCTCTTGCCTCATCGATTGCGTACTGAATCAACGGACGGTCAACAACAGGCAACATTTCTTTAGGCATAGACTTCGTAGCAGGCAAGAAACGCGTACCAAATCCAGCAACAGGTAACACAGCTTTACGTAGAGGTTTAATCACGAAATTTCACCTTATTAACATATCTTTAAAACATCCATATACCATATACATGAATATTTTAGGTACAACTTATTTTGAACCCTTTTAAATACGAATTATGTTTTTAAAAAGAGCATTTATAAAATTTCAATAACCTTGTTCATGTAAACAAACAAGGTTATCCAAAAAATTAATTATAAAACACGATGTAAGACTATTAAGCAACCATTTTATTTTTCTTATAAGGTCCGCCAGCTACCACCTCTATCATAATTATTTTTTTACCATGAATTTTTTCTT
Coding sequences within it:
- the grxC gene encoding glutaredoxin 3, whose product is MAQVEIYTQPGCPFCHKALLILNAKGASVKEINAPKGTKEREEAIERSGGRTTVPQIFIDGQHVGGCDDLQRIDKSGELDQLLAS
- a CDS encoding double zinc ribbon domain-containing protein; this encodes MNILKHVYKHFLDFFIPPSCLVCGVTVAEDGLVCSSCFRQFHFIHAPFCHACSLPFISDAEAGIDSICSDCKMDMPLWQACRAAFVYNEGIKRLIVPLKHGDRHHSICFLTRFMARQSASLFAHVDYIVPVPLHKRRLRQRKYNQSALLARQLGKYFRTSVLPMGLLRVRETIALGHLNRQERYSVLDGAFEVNPLYSYVFKNKNILLVDDVVTTGATLTHCSRALYDAGAARVDVVAVAKVV
- a CDS encoding secondary thiamine-phosphate synthase enzyme YjbQ → MKQQTSILQVQTHGQGLTMLNMDLSSWILKTGIVTGLLTLWCKHTSASFIVQENADPDVREDILHYLNDLVPENRHYLHHSEGPDDMPAHIKAVLTQTQLSIPIVERQMVLGIWQGIYLFEHRRQPHLRQIALHVLGE
- the trpS gene encoding tryptophan--tRNA ligase; amino-acid sequence: MQSKPLGKRVFSGIQPTGIPHLGNYLGAIRHWVDMQQGNECIFCLVDMHAITVWQDPIQLRSQIIEQAAILMAAGIDPQKHILFNQSAVSAHARMGWIFNCVARIGWMNRMTQFKDKAGKNREAHSAGLYVYPNLMAADILTYQATCVPVGEDQRQHLELTNDIAQKFNHDYQIDFFQEVQGLIPATSARVMNLRDGSKKMSKSDPSEQGRIELLDEDDVIANKIRRAKSDSEPLPSEVEGLENRLEASNLVSIYAVMANQSVDQVLRQFGGQGFSGFKSELADALIQHIRPIREETKRLLADEAHIREMLRMGAKKASAIAEPIVSKVEEIVGFIK
- a CDS encoding FKBP-type peptidyl-prolyl cis-trans isomerase codes for the protein MKKIVSFALPVLLAFSFSLAACAGNKDEQLTPEQFMKKIESESGVKTLPSGLAYRVIKSGDPKDASPAVGDLVLIEYEGRLPDGVIFDSSDRHGGGLMQMPVDGLIQGWMEALPKMHPGDVWQLYVPPKLGYGDKSLGIIPANSPLVFKIHLVGVTKAPQNN
- a CDS encoding argininosuccinate synthase, with the translated sequence MVEKKVKKVVLAYSGGLDTSVILRWLQKTYECEVVTFTADLGQGDELEPARKKAEMFGVKEIFVEDLREEFVRDYVFPMFRANTLYEGQYLLGTSIARPLISKRQIEIAEQVGADAVAHGATGKGNDQVRFELAYYALKPDVTVIAPWREWELTSRTRLLQFAEENQIPIAHDKRGEAPFSVDANMLHSSSEGKILEDPAVAPDEIVFQRTISPEDAPDKATEITIDFKGGDPVAINGVAMSPATLLTRLNELGKANGIGRLDLVENRFVGMKSRGIYETPGGTILLFAHRNMESITLDREAGHLKDSIMPRYAELIYNGFWFSPERRMLQALIDESQHSVTGRVHLKLYKGNIILMGRESPNSLYDMRVVTFEDDEGAYNQVDAQGFIKLNALRLRLGAQAGRRGGKL
- a CDS encoding NAD(P)-dependent oxidoreductase, whose translation is MKIAFIGLGTMGMPIVNNISKKNFFIKAWDKRPIDPSKLEANIILCQTPSELEDCDILMTMVPDDNAIRNIAYETKVLTNKKIWINLSTTSLALLQEINKFRQNRFEYHVIPVMGRCDVAEAGQLDVYYSGNKQQLALVEPILNSFSKKIWYLNEKRETALLTKLAGNFLLNATIEALGEAFALVEKASVERQVFADIIMDSMFKCPVYELYTDMIVNRKFSPPGFPLELGLKDINLIIDAGEHYRVPLPYASIVKDHFIEGMAYNEQTLDESALSISAIRHSNQTKTN
- a CDS encoding phytanoyl-CoA dioxygenase family protein, with product MLTNNDIEQFHKDGFLVKENYVPDDLLHKIDQSVKNLELQNHDGYVFENDQKTLRSINGPHMIDPFFEELANDDLLERDAYALLNEETYLHQYKINFKNALNGDVWAWHSDFYFWNKEDGMQKDNAFSVGIFLDDVNDMNGPLLVAPGSHKTLIPDSEVIHTYGQNAPKNWRETTSSKLKYELSQSFLAKTLGQTGIVAAKGKKGSALFFHSSILHASNVNLTPWRRRLVLLSYNVMSNKLLNIDDPRPNFMATR
- a CDS encoding class I SAM-dependent methyltransferase, producing MSVPILFNRQLVRLHRDRAVSHMQEMQDVVERCADQLLGRLDDVQRSFANALEIGGRGIIGPALQARGINTISADLSHKLVAINQGKSCVCMDEEMLPFAAESFDLVIAHFNLHWVNDLPGALMQIRNILRPDGLFLAAVPILPTLSLLRTIMTEAEIEHYGGASPRISPFPDLRACAELMQRAGFALPVVDKEKLDLVYRSAAALFRDLRFSGETNALVEGKKNLTHHSFWVHCLEKLEQQDELAVPLHFAVLTGWAPDVSQPQPLKPGQFSMSLENVF
- the pgmG gene encoding phosphoglucomutase/phosphomannomutase PgmG gives rise to the protein MEHKRVIDPSILREYDIRGIYGKTFFIEDAYAIGRSFGSLIARQNGKKVVVSYDGRVSSPDLETALVDGLKKCGLEVVRIGRGPTPMLYYAATTMEADGAVMVTASHNPKEYNGMKFMLGGKSFYGKQIQALGAQVAQGDVVPEGIGSVRKVDIAEEYVTRLLKDFNATDRKLKVVWDNSNSAAGEVLTRLVQQLPGEHIVLNGSIDGNFPAHSPDPTVPKNLVQLQKEVAERKADIGIAFDGDADRIGVIDDKGNILWGDQLMIVYSRDILPDHQGATIIADVKASQILFEEIKKAGGYPLMWCTGHSLIKAKMAETKALLGGEMSGHIFFADKWYGFDDALYVAVRTLDIVARLKGPLSEITESLPKAISTPEIRFDCPDDRKFSVVKEVADRLKAANADVDTIDGVRVNTADGWWLLRASNTQASLVARAESTTEAGLETLKEALKSQLSASGVELPEI
- the galU gene encoding UTP--glucose-1-phosphate uridylyltransferase GalU, giving the protein MIKPLRKAVLPVAGFGTRFLPATKSMPKEMLPVVDRPLIQYAIDEARAAGIEQFCLITARGKDSLIDYFDIAYELEDTLRQKGKKESLEALQPSSIQAGSLTALRQQDPLGLGHAVWCARTFVGDDPFAVLLPDDLILSERGCLAQMVDVYNKHGGNVVAVSEVPREKTSSYGIVDVASDDGKLVEISGLVEKPKPEEAPSNLSVIGRYILSPEIMTHLSKMERGAGNEVQLTDSMAKLIGEMPFHGLRYEGIRYDCGSKAGFLEAQIAFALQRSDLQSSMREILKKYAHEGAK